A region of the Anolis carolinensis isolate JA03-04 chromosome 1, rAnoCar3.1.pri, whole genome shotgun sequence genome:
AAAGGTACTTTGGAACTCTAGAATGTTCTACAGGtttgtggcagagaattctaaactataaatcccagaattccatgggaTTGAGTTGTGAGAGTTCTGCTCAGCATAAATATACTCTCTGCAATATATTTTACCTCTTGCAAAAATATCCTTACAGTAATAACTGAAAGGAAAATTGATCTATCAGCCATTCCACTGCTAACCTTGTACGCTTTTGCATTTGCAcctccatcaattaaaaatatctTTTTACTTTGAAATGCTGACCAGATACAAAAGGTGAACAACAAAATGCTAACCTGACTCTCCTCACCTCTAATAAACAAATACCAGCTTTTTGGCTCTATCCATTCTTCTTGGATTACCTGAACCTGATCATGGATACTCCCTCCATAAATATTCACATCCTTTTAAAATATTGCCTCATTTTATGGCACACACATAGTTTCCCTATGCAAATTCCCTGGTCTGACCCTCTAAAGTCAAGTATTTTCTTACTTTCATTGGTACAGTCGGCATGATATCCCCCTTTGCCTTATTATTTGCTTCAAAAGTGCTCACATGAAAATTTGCAATGTCCTTGTGTGAAACTGAACAAGACTGAACAATTGAAATTAACATTCCTAGCACTTTTATCAAATGCATTAAATCTAATGTTTTCACCTTTCTCAAATGCATTACTTGCTCCAAGaagctctgtttcctttcttcGGAAAGGAAGACATAGGATGCATCTGTTctacattttaactgccatggttcaatactattgaatcctgggagttgtagtttggtgaagaaccaACCCATTATAGCAGAGAATGCTAAAAATCTGGTAAAATTACGACTCACAGGATTCCCGAGTCTGTTCTATTAACTACTGCTCCTTTGAAACTTGTTGCCCACCAGACTTCATACCTGCTCCCCACAGATGTTCTAAACTCATTGCCATGTCATGATTTCTAACATTCATTGTAGTCAGTTTGACATCTGACCTTCCTAGCTTTAAATTAAAATGAGTTTCGCATTGTCTGATGTCTCATTCATGCTCAAGCTCTGGTTTGTTCAAGCAACAAGAATCAACCCATAGTTTGATCCTGATGTTTTAACAAGCTGATGGTTATCCATTGACTAAATTAACCAGTTTCCTCAAATCCAGATACAATAGGGAATTCTAATTGGCCTGTAAGCAGAAACAGATTCTTCTGATGTCCTCACAGCCACACCACAAGAAACAAAGGAGAGAACATGTAAACTCAAGGCTCATTACTGGTTGTGCTTTTTGACCTAGAATCCTGTAAGTCCTTGGACTTCACACTGAGGAATCCGATCTGCAAGGGAAAAGCAATGGCTATGATATCTACTTCATGTGCTGAAATgaatgaaagaactcttgtgaGAGGAAAAGCTCCATCTCTATGGTGAAGACACACTGTGGCCATCATAAATGGAAGTATCATATCAAACTAAGGAAAATTAGAAAACAATGCATAGATAAGGCACATTAAATATCTGAGAACATAAATGATACTGGACCAAACAAAAAACCTAAATATATTAGCATTCTCATCACACAATGgcaaaccaattcctatgcaaacACCCAAAAAACTACACAGATGTAACTACAGCCCCTAGTATTCCTGAGCACTGATATGCAGATTCAGATAGTCCATCTTCTTCTAAAGtcttaaaaaaaccttttaaaagccATCATTCCATCACATGCTAGTTAATTTCACATATATGGAATATGTTAAATGTTTACTTGAACCAGCATATAAAAATCGTAGGATCAGGTCAATTAGCTTTGACCCCCATCCCATCTCTCTTTTAGCAAAAGGTCTCAttcacatgtgtcaaatgcaatACCCACGGACCAAATCTGGCcaaccacatcattttatgtggcttgtGAAGCTTTCAATGACAGGGTAACATAGTTATATTTATAAACTCTTACCATTACAAATGGTCCTTTGAAAGCAAccctaaggctgatgtggcctttggtgaaaatgggtttgacaccccTGGCATGCTACGATCAAATGCTGTCCAACTAAATGTCTCAGTTGTGCTGTTACAACAGAGTGGCACAGTGCTACAATTTCTGTTATAAAATCAACACAACCCACTTTACTTTGCATGTACATTTCTTAGGCCAACAAAGCATTAATCAATtctatttgaaatatttaaaaaagctttttttggggggggggggggtatagtgGAAATGAGAACATGCTAGTATTATCTAGAAAGCAGGATGGAAAAATTATGGGCTACATTATTAAGCATTCATGGACCTTTAATTAGTAATGATGCTGAATTAGGATACAGAAATGCAAAACTTTTAGAGACCAAAAGATAATGAATTTAAAAGATAGCTTTCCAAAAGTCCACATAAAAGCAATGTCTTTTAGTATGTGGACCTAatcttttaaaatctatttaCCCCTTTGCAGAACTAAACAACAATGAGAAACAAGAGAAAAGATTTATACCTGGAAAAAGTATGACTGGAAAGGCGCTTCCTTGTTCTCTTCATCCACATACAGTCCTCCCACCACATAGACCTGCTTCTGTTTTGTGACAATGCTGGAATGATTTCTAGGAATCTGTTCTGACAGTGCTGCCAGGTAACATTCATTCTCTGTAGGGTCATATGCCACCGAAGCAGTATCATTGATGAGAAGAATGAGCTCTTTGGTAAACATCCCATGCCTTGGAATATCATTCAAACAACCAGGGAGTAAGTCCTCATCCCCGACATCACCATTAACCTCTCCTTGGGTTGACTTTCCTGCACCTTTGGTAGGTTCAGGCATTTTCCCAGCAAAGGCATCTTTTATTACCTTGATCTTTTTGGAAAGATCGGGGTTGCTTTTGATTATATCATCTTTTTCAACATGCTCTTTGAAGTATTTCTCATCCATCAACCGAAAGCGGATACAGTCAAAGATCTCTCCAAGAGTCTTCATTCtgttttctttatcttttttcaCCCACCTCATTACGGCTTCAAAAACCACTTCCTCCTTTTCAACGTTCAAGCCGTCCTGTGAAATAACCGAGATGAGTTCATGGGGAGCAAGCTGTATGAAATCCTCTTCTTTGCAAATCTTCACGAAGTGGTCTGACACAAAATCGCGAGCAGAAAGTGCAAGTCTTGGGCAGTCGAGGAGAATACCCAGCCTAAGGATGGCCAGGCAGTTACCTACAGCAAGCCTCTTCTGAAGATAGGAAACACACACAGTGAACACGGAGGGGATTTGAAAGCGGCTCGCCAAGGCAAAAATATCTTGAACGTTCGAATCATTGAGGTCAATACTGGCAGAATAAAGGTACTTCACAATCATGTCAAGGGTGAGAGGGTCAACATTGTCAAGGActacctctttctttttctcctcactTTGCTCAGATAAGAAGTACTCCCGGAAGTAAGGACTACAGGCTGACAGAATCAGTCTGTGGCATGGAAGGCTTTTATCTCCAGCTTTAAGGGAACAATCAACAAACCTTTTCTCTTCCAAAAGCTCCCTGAGGCCATCTTGCAGAAGAGTGGATTGGTAAAGCCGAAGCTCTTCAGTGAGTTCTCTTTGAGAATCCATTTTGTGGGAGATCTGGACAAGGAGCTGAGAGAGAGCCCTCTTGTTGGTACTTAGGTCTGCCTGGAAAAGGCAGATCA
Encoded here:
- the klhl41 gene encoding kelch-like protein 41, whose translation is MDSQRELTEELRLYQSTLLQDGLRELLEEKRFVDCSLKAGDKSLPCHRLILSACSPYFREYFLSEQSEEKKKEVVLDNVDPLTLDMIVKYLYSASIDLNDSNVQDIFALASRFQIPSVFTVCVSYLQKRLAVGNCLAILRLGILLDCPRLALSARDFVSDHFVKICKEEDFIQLAPHELISVISQDGLNVEKEEVVFEAVMRWVKKDKENRMKTLGEIFDCIRFRLMDEKYFKEHVEKDDIIKSNPDLSKKIKVIKDAFAGKMPEPTKGAGKSTQGEVNGDVGDEDLLPGCLNDIPRHGMFTKELILLINDTASVAYDPTENECYLAALSEQIPRNHSSIVTKQKQVYVVGGLYVDEENKEAPFQSYFFQLDTITYEWAGLPPLPSARCLFGLGESENKIYVIAGKDLQTEESLDSVLCYDATAVKWSEVKKLPLKVYGHATASHNGAIYCLGGKTDDKKCTNRVFIYNSKRGDWRDLPPMKVARSMFGVAVHKGKIVIAGGVTEEGLSASVEAFDLTTNKWEVMPEFPQERSSIGLVELSGSLYAIGGFAMIQLETKEFAPNEVNDIWKYDDEKKEWCGMLKEIRYASGASCLSVGLNMFKLSKL